The Aquila chrysaetos chrysaetos chromosome 6, bAquChr1.4, whole genome shotgun sequence genome window below encodes:
- the CLCN6 gene encoding chloride transport protein 6 isoform X2, with the protein MSGSGYQSFLLRTESVPFDHSCSARHDCLLRNRKRVVSVILSGQRLVDWRQEIQQRNIQKNVNVDLYLGTRSRVDISHHWLEAAAFSVTPRQTAEQGRLCTAPLSAGKRDPSRRQTNSSCPSQPFRDNTSQFSSSCFLQQNNLCSRLQQHSSKCVAYKIPHFALSVLPPVNLPQRYSCLEAYNLEGRRSESIDFPQQHHQKAKAAGSCSIHAARHRYLESRKKNSDYPVEKQQHQPPAASCMDPVNASLVNACLSSCTVDSPLRHELVVCPSSRSSSESVNTCHSSALTLGDLDSSSLESLQSLLQSSQISASLYCSIQRLKQETALMGIWGSLPLEPKSSAVSGSLCFAAADSASSILSTGEQLAGVKTSAAQARLKWEVPFAKDWSLSAVTRDFSRVEPLSVSHRYGRSDLNTWRTKISGDIQPETLASGVGSGGLVDTEADSSYNCSPYFRCQSQAKPALETGSFYVRTRSHSPEKVLKGEETSDGASPCAVSWKKDLPASLYPEGLQVSLETDLGGAQMNVGVAMYGIPREVCVRVASPSGDKEFRPVQQLSIKSVEVNNSEPHFKSSKESEYVCGPRSRAARRVAVVGSSQSSPFGIQVEEGFGGYSGIDCMNVSREGRRNDYSYQSSWRNWEADANLDQSEEPSVERSAKEPQCCEEGSQEQEIVSGEVLENSFWSWKVNEQSFQHLCDRQMLTRCFQAWRGHILWKRAAARQLYRQQLLRKGLGALQWAVHQRKMQLEVAQQRRASALLAVSFCRWKEAVTKRSKKQSLQPEPYSHTQSSSVGFFGVGRLAAMTTSAQHQLTVGYSKEAEQACRVEGGLWTQLHRRQRGDEFCWRAQAIRDMRRLAAFRLWRLQKELLSKEEARLLEVRALLEKKQLRNIFWVWRSRCLEMEQVLALTTQIQRNLVSRCFSAWKMTVEQKALYRCNLVHLRAVSLRKYFQQWVQMLQVREGDKQAMVNFFLIQWRQHYGPVISSVADKTATERHEDQPLWTAERPFPEKTGYTLDDFSQKVKLQRVYLLWKARLREHHRADSFSQTLEQCRLRKALKFWHQKCLMLKTIEQSPNHSHRTVCEEPLAMLFSEDLSTSSGFDSNPPATLASQSSLEKEYSFSDSSQQSLSSILTAEDVTHMPYYSSFLQLHQCTELPAEMGGELYWQASFPPRSTGSGRNWFVGGQFQSLALQSPDNNVQPLTSYSTWEEDCGSDKEVKSCWHQAEKRCLQRYFIVWSARTQQLVKAQQYCRLIQLSRAFLRWYHWVVENKNRKAAAALKHRVHCCQMAFSLWKKRLAQKVEADRRFRCHIHQLTADALWCWHSCWQRKRAVRELQQRWAQHSCQEKKRLVLQTWYCQARKQKYAALFWERLLLHRCLVTWAQVTACRLRQHEALSCFKRVREHRLLVVSFTEWRVKLLKAEQRVLGERNYKWQEPSQGKACHRWRLASRGQQALRLGSVATVKQACNYWTKAAAFSQCLRQCSTLIGARKSRKISLSRSMKNRRGREKDSAPAAPLGLFPSAIHRWLVIYRNQNRAERLLFPHLVERPGVVGPSPAHARIQENKAEVNLEEWDEKWLGTKYLRWWHHTVILRRCRRDRRLRRLARGWHQWREASRVAILAQVLDQQRLIEKAWRVWRRRHLQSCVVQNFLEEEARSLLSQAFGRWRQLTAFQLKDKGCC; encoded by the exons ATGTCCGGCAGCGGCTATCAGA GTTTTCTGTTGAGAACTGAGTCTGTCCCCTTCGATCATTCCTGCTCTGCCAGACATGATTGTCTGCTGAGAAACAGGAAGAGAGTAGTGTCCGTAATACTTTCAGGACAGAGGCTGGTGGACTGGAGACAAGAAATTC AGCAAAGAAACATTCAGAAGAACGTGAATGTTGATCTGTATTTGGGCACTAGAAGTCGAGTAGACATTTCTCATCACTGGCTTGAGGCTGCGGCATTCAGTGTAACTCCCAGACAGACAGCAGAACAAGGCCGGCTGTGTACCGCACCTCTGTCAGCTGGGAAGAGAGATCCCAGTCGGAGACAGACTAATTCCTCCTGCCCTTCTCAGCCATTCCGGGACAACACCAGTCAGTTCTCCAGTTCCTGCTTCCTGCAGCAAAATAATCTCTGCTCtaggctgcagcagcacagctcgAAGTGTGTGGCTTATAAGATTCCCCATTTTGCTTTGTCAGTGCTCCCTCCTGTGAATCTCCCTCAGAGATACTCATGCCTTGAGGCTTATAATTTAGAAGGGAGAAGGAGTGAGAGTATTGACTTTCCTCAACAACACcatcagaaagcaaaggcagctggTAGCTGCTCCATACATGCTGCTCGCCATCGCTATTTAGAAAGTAGGAAGAAGAATAGCGACTATCCGGTGGAAAAACAACAGCAtcagcctcctgctgcttcttgtaTGGATCCTGTGAACGCTTCACTGGTCAATGCATGTTTGTCCTCTTGTACTGTAGATTCCCCTCTTAGGCATGAATTAGTGGTGTGTCCCTCTTCAAGGAGCTCAAGCGAAAGTGTGAACACTTGCCATAGTTCAGCCCTGACCTTGGGGGATCTCGATTCATCTAGTTTGGAGTCCCTTCAGTCTCTTTTGCAATCCTCACAGATTTCTGCTAGTTTGTACTGTTCAATCCAGAGGCTTAAGCAAGAAACTGCTTTGATGGGGATATGGGGCTCCCTCCCTCTGGAGCCCAAGTCTTCTGCAGTCAGTGGCAGtttgtgctttgctgctgctgattcAGCTTCTAGTATCCTGAGCACAGGAGAACAGCTAGCTGGAGTAAAGACAAGTGCTGCTCAGGCAAGATTGAAATGGGAGGTCCCATTTGCTAAAGACTGGAGCCTTAGTGCGGTGACAAGGGACTTCAGTCGTGTAGaacctctctctgtctctcacaGATATGGACGCAGTGACTTGAACACATGGAGAACCAAAATTTCAGGTGACATCCAGCCAGAAACTCTCGCTTCTGGGGTGGGCTCTGGCGGGCTAGTGGATACAGAAGCAGATTCCTCCTACAATTGCTCCCCTTATTTCAGATGCCAGTCCCAAGCAAAGCCGGCTCTGGAAACTGGTAGTTTTTATGTTCGCACAAGAAGTCATTCCCCTGAAAAGGTTCTTAAAGGAGAAGAGACATCTGATGGGGCATCCCCGTGTGCTGTATCTTGGAAGAAAGACCTTCCAGCCAGTCTGTATCCAGAGGGTCTGCAGGTGTCACTAGAGACAGATTTGGGGGGGGCTCAGATGAACGTTGGTGTAGCAATGTATGGGATTCCAAGGGAAGTGTGCGTGAGAGTTGCTTCTCCTTCTGGAGATAAAGAGTTTAGACCAGTCCAGCAGCTTAGTATTAAATCTGTAGAAGTCAACAACTCTGAACCTCATTTTAAGTCCAGCAAAGAGTCAGAATACGTATGTGGCCCTAGATCACGAGCAGCCAGAAGAGTGGCTGTGGTGGGCAGCAGTCAGTCCAGCCCTTTTGGTATTCAGGTTGAAGAAGGCTTTGGTGGATATTCTGGCATAGATTGTATGAATGtgagcagagaaggaaggagaaacgATTACTCCTACCAAAGCAGCTGGAGGAATTGGGAAGCTGATGCCAATCTCGACCAGTCTGAAGAACCTTCTGTGGAGAGGAGTGCCAAAGAACCACAGTGCTGTGAAGAAGGGAGCCAGGAACAGGAAATTGTGTCCGGAGAG GTCTTGGAGAACAGCTTCTGGTCATGGAAGGTGAATGAGCAAAG tttCCAGCACTTGTGTGACAGACAAATGCTAACTAGGTGTTTCCAAGCCTGGAGGGGACACATCCTCTGGAAgagggctgcagccaggcagctttACAGACAGCAACTGCTTCGGAAGGGCCTTGGTGCTTTGCAGTGGGCTGTGCACCAGAGGAAGATGCAGCTGGAGGTAGCTCAGCAGAGACGTGCCTCAGCCCTGCTAGCTGTCAGTTTCTGCAGG TGGAAGGAAGCTGTGACAAAACGGAGCAAGAAGCAATCTCTGCAGCCTGAGCCATATTCTCATACCCAAAGTTcatcagtggggttttttggagtAGGAAGATTAGCAGCTATGACAACGTCAGCTCAGCACCAGCTTACAGTAGGATACTCAAAGGAAGCTGAGCAGGCTTGTAG GGTGGAGGGAGGACTGTGGACACAGCTTCATCGTAGGCAGAGAGGAGATGAGTTCTGCTGGAGAGCTCAAGCAATCAGAGATATGAGACGGCTAGCTG ctttcagacTGTGGCGCCTGCAGAAGGAGCTGCTGAGCAAAGAGGAAGCCAGGCTTTTGGAAGTCCGCGCTCTgctggaaaagaagcagctaCGAAACATTTTCTGGGTGTGGCGTTCCCGATGCTTGGAAATGGAACAGGTTTTAGCACTGACAACTCAGATCCAAAGAAACTTGGTCTCACG GTGCTTCAGTGCATGGAAGATGACTGTTGAGCAGAAGGCACTTTACAGGTGCAACCTGGTGCATCTCAGAGCAGTATCACTGAGGAAATACTTCCAGCAGTGGGTTCAGATGCTGCAGGTCAGAGAAGGTGATAAGCAGGCAATGGTGAACTTCTTTCTCATACAATGGAGGCAGCATTATG GACCAGTTATAAGCTCAGTAGCTGACAAGACTGCGACAGAGAGGCATGAAGATCAGCCATTGTGGACTGCAGAGAGACCGTTTCCAGAGAAAACAGGCTACACTCTTGATGACTTCAGCcaaaaggtgaagctccagagaGTGTATCTGCTGTGGAAAGCAAGGCTGCGCGAGCATCACAGAGCTGA CTCTTTCTCTCAGACATTGGAGCAGTGTAGACTGAGAAAAGCTCTGAAATTTTGGCACCAAAAGTGTCTCATGCTGAAGACAATTGAACAAAGTCCTAATCACTCACACAGGACTGTCTGTGAAGAACCTCTTGCCATGCTGTTTTCTGAGGACCTCTCAACATCTTCCGGCTTTGACAGCAATCCTCCAGCTACTCTGGCCTCTCAAAGCTCATTGGAAAAG GAATACAGTTTTAGCgacagcagccagcagagcttATCCTCCATTCTGACTGCTGAGGATGTCACACACATGCCATATTACAGTTCCTTCCTGCAACTACACCAGTGCACAGAGCTGCCGGCTGAGATGGGTGGGGAGCTGTACTGGCAGGCCTCCTTTCCTCCGCGGAGTACTGGATCTGG AAGAAACTGGTTTGTGGGAGGTCAGTTCCAGTCTTTGGCACTGCAGAGTCCAGACAATAATGTCCAGCCTCTCACCAGTTACTCTACATGGGAAGAG GACTGTGGTTCTGACAAGGAGGTGAAGAGTTGCTGGCACCAAGCAGAGAAACGCTGCCTGCAGAGGTACTTCATTGTCTGGTCAGCTCGGACTCAGCAACTTGTAAAGGCCCAGCAGTACTGCAGGCTCATTCAGCTGTCTAG AGCCTTTCTCAGGTGGTACCACTGGGTTGTGGAAAATAAGAACcgaaaagcagcagcagccttaaAACATCGAGTTCATTGCTGCCAGATGGCTTTCAGCCTGTGGAAGAAGAGACTGGCCCAGAAAGTGGAAGCTGACCGGAGATTCAGGTGTCACATTCACCAGCTGACTGCTGATGCTCTGTGGTGTTGGCATTCCTGCTGGCAAA GGAAGCGTGCTGTGAGAGAGCTGCAGCAGCGATGGGCTCAGCACAGCTGCCAGGAGAAGAAGAGGTTGGTCCTGCAGACATGGTATTGCCAagcaaggaagcagaaatatGCTGCTTTATTCTGGGAACGTCTTCTCCTGCACAG GTGCCTAGTCACCTGGGCCCAGGTCACTGCTTGTAGACTGAGGCAGCACGAAGCCCTCTCTTGTTTTAAAAGGGTCAGAGAGCACCGTCTCCTAGTTGTGAGCTTTACTGAGTGGAGGGTGAAATTATTGAAAGCTGAACAGCGGGTGCTGGGAGAGAGAAACTACAAGTGGCAGGAACCCTCTCAGGGTAAAGCCTGTCACCGCTGGCGATTGGCCTCAAGAGGACAGCAAGCCCTGCGCCTAGGATCTGTGGCTACTGTAAAACAG gcCTGCAACTACTGGACAAAAGCAGCTGCCTTTTCCCAGTGCTTACGGCAGTGCAGTACCCTGATAGGTGCTAGGAAGAGCAGGAAGATATCTCTGTCTCGGTCCATGA aaaacagaagaggcagagaaaaggatTCAGCACCAGCTGCCCCTCTTGGGCTTTTTCCCAGTGCTATTCACCGCTGGCTGGTGATCTACAGAAACCAAAACAGGGCTGAAAGGCTGCTGTTCCCTCACCTGGTAGAGAGACCTGGTGTGGTAGGACCCTCTCCTGCACATGCAAGGATCCAGGAGAACAAAGCAGAGGTGAACTTGGAGGAGTGGGATGAGAAGTGGCTTGG GACGAAGTATCTGAGGTGGTGGCATCACACAGTGATACTTCGCCGGTGCCGGCGTGACAGGAGACTGCGCCGGCTAGCAAGGGGATGGCATCAGTGGAGAGAAGCCAGCAGGGTGGCAATACTGGCTCAGGTGTTG GACCAGCAGCGGCTGATAGAAAAGGCCTGGAGGGTGTGGAGACGACGACATTTGCAAAGCTGTGTAGTGCAGAATTTTCTGGAGGAGGAAGCCAGGAGCCTACTATCTCAG GCCTTTGGAAGGTGGCGCCAGCTAACAGCATTCCAGCTCAAGGACAAAGGATGCTGCTGA
- the CLCN6 gene encoding chloride transport protein 6 isoform X4: protein MSGSGYQKQRNIQKNVNVDLYLGTRSRVDISHHWLEAAAFSVTPRQTAEQGRLCTAPLSAGKRDPSRRQTNSSCPSQPFRDNTSQFSSSCFLQQNNLCSRLQQHSSKCVAYKIPHFALSVLPPVNLPQRYSCLEAYNLEGRRSESIDFPQQHHQKAKAAGSCSIHAARHRYLESRKKNSDYPVEKQQHQPPAASCMDPVNASLVNACLSSCTVDSPLRHELVVCPSSRSSSESVNTCHSSALTLGDLDSSSLESLQSLLQSSQISASLYCSIQRLKQETALMGIWGSLPLEPKSSAVSGSLCFAAADSASSILSTGEQLAGVKTSAAQARLKWEVPFAKDWSLSAVTRDFSRVEPLSVSHRYGRSDLNTWRTKISGDIQPETLASGVGSGGLVDTEADSSYNCSPYFRCQSQAKPALETGSFYVRTRSHSPEKVLKGEETSDGASPCAVSWKKDLPASLYPEGLQVSLETDLGGAQMNVGVAMYGIPREVCVRVASPSGDKEFRPVQQLSIKSVEVNNSEPHFKSSKESEYVCGPRSRAARRVAVVGSSQSSPFGIQVEEGFGGYSGIDCMNVSREGRRNDYSYQSSWRNWEADANLDQSEEPSVERSAKEPQCCEEGSQEQEIVSGEVLENSFWSWKVNEQSFQHLCDRQMLTRCFQAWRGHILWKRAAARQLYRQQLLRKGLGALQWAVHQRKMQLEVAQQRRASALLAVSFCRWKEAVTKRSKKQSLQPEPYSHTQSSSVGFFGVGRLAAMTTSAQHQLTVGYSKEAEQACRVEGGLWTQLHRRQRGDEFCWRAQAIRDMRRLAAAFRLWRLQKELLSKEEARLLEVRALLEKKQLRNIFWVWRSRCLEMEQVLALTTQIQRNLVSRCFSAWKMTVEQKALYRCNLVHLRAVSLRKYFQQWVQMLQVREGDKQAMVNFFLIQWRQHYGPVISSVADKTATERHEDQPLWTAERPFPEKTGYTLDDFSQKVKLQRVYLLWKARLREHHRADSFSQTLEQCRLRKALKFWHQKCLMLKTIEQSPNHSHRTVCEEPLAMLFSEDLSTSSGFDSNPPATLASQSSLEKEYSFSDSSQQSLSSILTAEDVTHMPYYSSFLQLHQCTELPAEMGGELYWQASFPPRSTGSGRNWFVGGQFQSLALQSPDNNVQPLTSYSTWEEDCGSDKEVKSCWHQAEKRCLQRYFIVWSARTQQLVKAQQYCRLIQLSRAFLRWYHWVVENKNRKAAAALKHRVHCCQMAFSLWKKRLAQKVEADRRFRCHIHQLTADALWCWHSCWQRKRAVRELQQRWAQHSCQEKKRLVLQTWYCQARKQKYAALFWERLLLHRCLVTWAQVTACRLRQHEALSCFKRVREHRLLVVSFTEWRVKLLKAEQRVLGERNYKWQEPSQGKACHRWRLASRGQQALRLGSVATVKQACNYWTKAAAFSQCLRQCSTLIGARKSRKISLSRSMKNRRGREKDSAPAAPLGLFPSAIHRWLVIYRNQNRAERLLFPHLVERPGVVGPSPAHARIQENKAEVNLEEWDEKWLGTKYLRWWHHTVILRRCRRDRRLRRLARGWHQWREASRVAILAQVLDQQRLIEKAWRVWRRRHLQSCVVQNFLEEEARSLLSQAFGRWRQLTAFQLKDKGCC, encoded by the exons ATGTCCGGCAGCGGCTATCAGA AGCAAAGAAACATTCAGAAGAACGTGAATGTTGATCTGTATTTGGGCACTAGAAGTCGAGTAGACATTTCTCATCACTGGCTTGAGGCTGCGGCATTCAGTGTAACTCCCAGACAGACAGCAGAACAAGGCCGGCTGTGTACCGCACCTCTGTCAGCTGGGAAGAGAGATCCCAGTCGGAGACAGACTAATTCCTCCTGCCCTTCTCAGCCATTCCGGGACAACACCAGTCAGTTCTCCAGTTCCTGCTTCCTGCAGCAAAATAATCTCTGCTCtaggctgcagcagcacagctcgAAGTGTGTGGCTTATAAGATTCCCCATTTTGCTTTGTCAGTGCTCCCTCCTGTGAATCTCCCTCAGAGATACTCATGCCTTGAGGCTTATAATTTAGAAGGGAGAAGGAGTGAGAGTATTGACTTTCCTCAACAACACcatcagaaagcaaaggcagctggTAGCTGCTCCATACATGCTGCTCGCCATCGCTATTTAGAAAGTAGGAAGAAGAATAGCGACTATCCGGTGGAAAAACAACAGCAtcagcctcctgctgcttcttgtaTGGATCCTGTGAACGCTTCACTGGTCAATGCATGTTTGTCCTCTTGTACTGTAGATTCCCCTCTTAGGCATGAATTAGTGGTGTGTCCCTCTTCAAGGAGCTCAAGCGAAAGTGTGAACACTTGCCATAGTTCAGCCCTGACCTTGGGGGATCTCGATTCATCTAGTTTGGAGTCCCTTCAGTCTCTTTTGCAATCCTCACAGATTTCTGCTAGTTTGTACTGTTCAATCCAGAGGCTTAAGCAAGAAACTGCTTTGATGGGGATATGGGGCTCCCTCCCTCTGGAGCCCAAGTCTTCTGCAGTCAGTGGCAGtttgtgctttgctgctgctgattcAGCTTCTAGTATCCTGAGCACAGGAGAACAGCTAGCTGGAGTAAAGACAAGTGCTGCTCAGGCAAGATTGAAATGGGAGGTCCCATTTGCTAAAGACTGGAGCCTTAGTGCGGTGACAAGGGACTTCAGTCGTGTAGaacctctctctgtctctcacaGATATGGACGCAGTGACTTGAACACATGGAGAACCAAAATTTCAGGTGACATCCAGCCAGAAACTCTCGCTTCTGGGGTGGGCTCTGGCGGGCTAGTGGATACAGAAGCAGATTCCTCCTACAATTGCTCCCCTTATTTCAGATGCCAGTCCCAAGCAAAGCCGGCTCTGGAAACTGGTAGTTTTTATGTTCGCACAAGAAGTCATTCCCCTGAAAAGGTTCTTAAAGGAGAAGAGACATCTGATGGGGCATCCCCGTGTGCTGTATCTTGGAAGAAAGACCTTCCAGCCAGTCTGTATCCAGAGGGTCTGCAGGTGTCACTAGAGACAGATTTGGGGGGGGCTCAGATGAACGTTGGTGTAGCAATGTATGGGATTCCAAGGGAAGTGTGCGTGAGAGTTGCTTCTCCTTCTGGAGATAAAGAGTTTAGACCAGTCCAGCAGCTTAGTATTAAATCTGTAGAAGTCAACAACTCTGAACCTCATTTTAAGTCCAGCAAAGAGTCAGAATACGTATGTGGCCCTAGATCACGAGCAGCCAGAAGAGTGGCTGTGGTGGGCAGCAGTCAGTCCAGCCCTTTTGGTATTCAGGTTGAAGAAGGCTTTGGTGGATATTCTGGCATAGATTGTATGAATGtgagcagagaaggaaggagaaacgATTACTCCTACCAAAGCAGCTGGAGGAATTGGGAAGCTGATGCCAATCTCGACCAGTCTGAAGAACCTTCTGTGGAGAGGAGTGCCAAAGAACCACAGTGCTGTGAAGAAGGGAGCCAGGAACAGGAAATTGTGTCCGGAGAG GTCTTGGAGAACAGCTTCTGGTCATGGAAGGTGAATGAGCAAAG tttCCAGCACTTGTGTGACAGACAAATGCTAACTAGGTGTTTCCAAGCCTGGAGGGGACACATCCTCTGGAAgagggctgcagccaggcagctttACAGACAGCAACTGCTTCGGAAGGGCCTTGGTGCTTTGCAGTGGGCTGTGCACCAGAGGAAGATGCAGCTGGAGGTAGCTCAGCAGAGACGTGCCTCAGCCCTGCTAGCTGTCAGTTTCTGCAGG TGGAAGGAAGCTGTGACAAAACGGAGCAAGAAGCAATCTCTGCAGCCTGAGCCATATTCTCATACCCAAAGTTcatcagtggggttttttggagtAGGAAGATTAGCAGCTATGACAACGTCAGCTCAGCACCAGCTTACAGTAGGATACTCAAAGGAAGCTGAGCAGGCTTGTAG GGTGGAGGGAGGACTGTGGACACAGCTTCATCGTAGGCAGAGAGGAGATGAGTTCTGCTGGAGAGCTCAAGCAATCAGAGATATGAGACGGCTAGCTG cagctttcagacTGTGGCGCCTGCAGAAGGAGCTGCTGAGCAAAGAGGAAGCCAGGCTTTTGGAAGTCCGCGCTCTgctggaaaagaagcagctaCGAAACATTTTCTGGGTGTGGCGTTCCCGATGCTTGGAAATGGAACAGGTTTTAGCACTGACAACTCAGATCCAAAGAAACTTGGTCTCACG GTGCTTCAGTGCATGGAAGATGACTGTTGAGCAGAAGGCACTTTACAGGTGCAACCTGGTGCATCTCAGAGCAGTATCACTGAGGAAATACTTCCAGCAGTGGGTTCAGATGCTGCAGGTCAGAGAAGGTGATAAGCAGGCAATGGTGAACTTCTTTCTCATACAATGGAGGCAGCATTATG GACCAGTTATAAGCTCAGTAGCTGACAAGACTGCGACAGAGAGGCATGAAGATCAGCCATTGTGGACTGCAGAGAGACCGTTTCCAGAGAAAACAGGCTACACTCTTGATGACTTCAGCcaaaaggtgaagctccagagaGTGTATCTGCTGTGGAAAGCAAGGCTGCGCGAGCATCACAGAGCTGA CTCTTTCTCTCAGACATTGGAGCAGTGTAGACTGAGAAAAGCTCTGAAATTTTGGCACCAAAAGTGTCTCATGCTGAAGACAATTGAACAAAGTCCTAATCACTCACACAGGACTGTCTGTGAAGAACCTCTTGCCATGCTGTTTTCTGAGGACCTCTCAACATCTTCCGGCTTTGACAGCAATCCTCCAGCTACTCTGGCCTCTCAAAGCTCATTGGAAAAG GAATACAGTTTTAGCgacagcagccagcagagcttATCCTCCATTCTGACTGCTGAGGATGTCACACACATGCCATATTACAGTTCCTTCCTGCAACTACACCAGTGCACAGAGCTGCCGGCTGAGATGGGTGGGGAGCTGTACTGGCAGGCCTCCTTTCCTCCGCGGAGTACTGGATCTGG AAGAAACTGGTTTGTGGGAGGTCAGTTCCAGTCTTTGGCACTGCAGAGTCCAGACAATAATGTCCAGCCTCTCACCAGTTACTCTACATGGGAAGAG GACTGTGGTTCTGACAAGGAGGTGAAGAGTTGCTGGCACCAAGCAGAGAAACGCTGCCTGCAGAGGTACTTCATTGTCTGGTCAGCTCGGACTCAGCAACTTGTAAAGGCCCAGCAGTACTGCAGGCTCATTCAGCTGTCTAG AGCCTTTCTCAGGTGGTACCACTGGGTTGTGGAAAATAAGAACcgaaaagcagcagcagccttaaAACATCGAGTTCATTGCTGCCAGATGGCTTTCAGCCTGTGGAAGAAGAGACTGGCCCAGAAAGTGGAAGCTGACCGGAGATTCAGGTGTCACATTCACCAGCTGACTGCTGATGCTCTGTGGTGTTGGCATTCCTGCTGGCAAA GGAAGCGTGCTGTGAGAGAGCTGCAGCAGCGATGGGCTCAGCACAGCTGCCAGGAGAAGAAGAGGTTGGTCCTGCAGACATGGTATTGCCAagcaaggaagcagaaatatGCTGCTTTATTCTGGGAACGTCTTCTCCTGCACAG GTGCCTAGTCACCTGGGCCCAGGTCACTGCTTGTAGACTGAGGCAGCACGAAGCCCTCTCTTGTTTTAAAAGGGTCAGAGAGCACCGTCTCCTAGTTGTGAGCTTTACTGAGTGGAGGGTGAAATTATTGAAAGCTGAACAGCGGGTGCTGGGAGAGAGAAACTACAAGTGGCAGGAACCCTCTCAGGGTAAAGCCTGTCACCGCTGGCGATTGGCCTCAAGAGGACAGCAAGCCCTGCGCCTAGGATCTGTGGCTACTGTAAAACAG gcCTGCAACTACTGGACAAAAGCAGCTGCCTTTTCCCAGTGCTTACGGCAGTGCAGTACCCTGATAGGTGCTAGGAAGAGCAGGAAGATATCTCTGTCTCGGTCCATGA aaaacagaagaggcagagaaaaggatTCAGCACCAGCTGCCCCTCTTGGGCTTTTTCCCAGTGCTATTCACCGCTGGCTGGTGATCTACAGAAACCAAAACAGGGCTGAAAGGCTGCTGTTCCCTCACCTGGTAGAGAGACCTGGTGTGGTAGGACCCTCTCCTGCACATGCAAGGATCCAGGAGAACAAAGCAGAGGTGAACTTGGAGGAGTGGGATGAGAAGTGGCTTGG GACGAAGTATCTGAGGTGGTGGCATCACACAGTGATACTTCGCCGGTGCCGGCGTGACAGGAGACTGCGCCGGCTAGCAAGGGGATGGCATCAGTGGAGAGAAGCCAGCAGGGTGGCAATACTGGCTCAGGTGTTG GACCAGCAGCGGCTGATAGAAAAGGCCTGGAGGGTGTGGAGACGACGACATTTGCAAAGCTGTGTAGTGCAGAATTTTCTGGAGGAGGAAGCCAGGAGCCTACTATCTCAG GCCTTTGGAAGGTGGCGCCAGCTAACAGCATTCCAGCTCAAGGACAAAGGATGCTGCTGA